A portion of the Edaphobacter lichenicola genome contains these proteins:
- a CDS encoding DUF3224 domain-containing protein, with the protein MQTNARGIFEVKTIPQPADPAAGGDALGRLLLDKQFHGDLEATSKGTMLAAGTAVKGSAGYVALEIVTGALHGHTGTFILQHTGTMTRGTPELSITIVPDSGTGELVGLSGKMSIDRADGKHSYNLEYTLTQAQ; encoded by the coding sequence ATGCAGACCAATGCCAGAGGAATCTTTGAAGTAAAAACGATCCCGCAGCCCGCTGACCCCGCTGCCGGAGGCGACGCCCTCGGCCGTCTTCTCCTCGACAAGCAGTTCCACGGCGACCTCGAAGCCACCAGCAAAGGCACCATGCTCGCCGCAGGAACCGCCGTCAAAGGCTCCGCCGGTTATGTCGCCCTCGAGATCGTCACCGGCGCCCTTCACGGCCACACCGGCACCTTCATCCTCCAGCACACCGGCACAATGACACGCGGCACCCCGGAGCTCAGCATCACCATCGTCCCCGACTCCGGCACCGGCGAGCTCGTCGGCCTCTCTGGAAAAATGTCCATCGACCGCGCCGACGGCAAGCACTCCTAC